From Triticum aestivum cultivar Chinese Spring chromosome 4A, IWGSC CS RefSeq v2.1, whole genome shotgun sequence, a single genomic window includes:
- the LOC123082985 gene encoding WAT1-related protein At3g30340-like yields MGSGRLLLPTVVMLALNVMSAVMVALVKVAMAGGLDPLVLVTLQQLAAAIFLCPIAHFIEGKSRPKMTLQIFAYLFVSAALGAAMRQYMVFVGLRYTTATFVSAFSNIAPVLTFVLAVATRSESLHLRAATGAAKLAGTLVSLAGAMLLTFYRGVALTHPNSAHQLHRSPSSPPSPGADSGRRWTLGTVAILGNCVCLACWYLLQGRITRKYPYVYSCNAFLSTFSFLQVVVVGLCVKHNLASWIITNKLQILTILYSGVVATGMSFVLLTWCIQKRGAVFVAAFVPVSQVIVCIMDFTVLHEPLYLGSVVGSVIVICGLYLLLWGKRQEALQQHPEGAKDDQEQQQQQQVQSQP; encoded by the exons ATGGGGAGCGGCAGGTTGTTGTTGCCGACGGTGGTGATGCTGGCGCTCAACGTGATGTCCGCGGTGATGGTGGCGCTGGTCAAGGTGGCCATGGCCGGCGGCCTCGACCCGCTCGTGCTCGTCACGCTGCAGCAGCtcgccgccgccatcttcctctgCCCCATCGCGCACTTCatagaggg CAAGTCGAGGCCCAAGATGACGCTCCAGATCTTCGCCTACCTCTTCGTCAGCGCCGCGCTCGG AGCGGCGATGAGGCAGTACATGGTCTTCGTGGGGCTGCGCTACACCACGGCGACCTTCGTCAGCGCCTTTTCCAACATCGCGCCCGTGCTCACCTTCGTGCTCGCCGTCGCCACCCGCTCCGAGTCGCTCCACCTCAGGGCCGCCACCGGCGCCGCCAAGCTCGCCGGCACGCTCGTCTCGCTCGCCGGCGCCATGCTGCTCACCTTCTACAGAGGCGTGGCCCTCACCCACCCAAACAGCGCCCACCAGCTCCACCGCTCCccttcatccccgccgtcgccaggagcggactccggcaggcggtggACGCTTGGCACGGTGGCGATCCTCGGCAACTGCGTCTGCCTCGCCTGCTGGTACCTGCTCCAGGGCAGGATCACCAGGAAGTACCCCTACGTCTACTCCTGCAACGCCTTCCTGTCCACCTTCAGCTTCCTCCAGGTCGTCGTCGTCGGCCTCTGCGTGAAGCACAACCTCGCCTCCTGGATCATCACCAACAAGCTCCAGATCCTCACCATCCTCTACTCC GGCGTGGTGGCGACGGGCATGTCCTTCGTGCTGCTGACGTGGTGCATCCAGAAGCGGGGGGCGGTGTTCGTCGCCGCCTTCGTCCCGGTGTCGCAGGTCATCGTCTGCATCATGGACTTCACCGTCCTGCATGAACCGCTCTACCTTGGAAG TGTGGTGGGATCTGTGATTGTGATATGTGGCCTGTATCTTCTGCTGTGGGGCAAGAGGCAGGAGGCCTTGCAACAGCATCCAGAAGGTGCTAAAGATGACCaagaacaacagcagcagcagcaagtgcAATCGCAGCCATGA